A DNA window from Niabella yanshanensis contains the following coding sequences:
- the accB gene encoding acetyl-CoA carboxylase biotin carboxyl carrier protein, whose translation MDFRQIQELIKMINKSNIGELNIEQKDFKLTIKQKEEAITQVVSAPPFPVQSLPVQVAPAQITAPQTPAAAASAEKVKAEPSSNNTIVKSPMIGTFYRRPSPDKSNFVEEGDIITPGKVLCVIEAMKLFNEIESEISGRIVKILVEDASPVEFDQPLFEVETA comes from the coding sequence ATGGACTTTAGGCAAATTCAGGAATTGATCAAGATGATCAATAAATCTAATATCGGAGAATTAAATATAGAGCAGAAAGATTTTAAATTAACAATCAAGCAAAAAGAGGAGGCAATTACACAGGTAGTATCAGCCCCTCCTTTTCCTGTTCAGAGTTTACCGGTTCAGGTAGCGCCTGCACAAATAACAGCACCCCAAACTCCGGCAGCAGCAGCTTCTGCTGAAAAAGTAAAAGCGGAGCCTTCAAGCAATAATACCATTGTTAAAAGCCCGATGATAGGAACCTTCTATCGCAGACCATCGCCTGATAAATCAAATTTCGTAGAAGAAGGAGATATTATTACGCCCGGAAAAGTATTGTGCGTAATAGAAGCCATGAAGTTGTTTAACGAAATAGAAAGTGAAATCAGCGGAAGGATCGTGAAAATATTAGTTGAGGATGCTTCTCCGGTTGAGTTCGATCAGCCTTTGTTTGAAGTGGAGACAGCATAA
- the xerD gene encoding site-specific tyrosine recombinase XerD — translation MWESYKKGFKVYLQLEKSLSDNSTEAYLRDLDKLVQFLEIKNIKKNPAAITLQDLQFFIQWIGELEMTATSQARIISGIRAFYKYCILEDIVAEDPTLLLEAPKTRRTLPDVLSFSEIENIIAQIDLSKPEGGRNKAILETLYSCGLRVSEVVNLRISQLYLDVGYIRVTGKGDKERLVPIGDAATKYINIYRQNIRNLILVKTGNEDILFLNKRGQKLTRVMIFLIIKDLVQKAGINKTVSPHTFRHSFATHLIEGGANLRAVQEMLGHESITTTEIYTHLDKEFLRKTLEQFHPSFR, via the coding sequence ATGTGGGAATCTTATAAAAAAGGATTTAAGGTTTATCTGCAATTAGAAAAATCCCTTTCAGATAATTCTACAGAAGCATATTTGCGGGACCTGGATAAACTGGTACAATTTCTTGAAATAAAAAATATAAAAAAAAATCCTGCAGCTATTACGCTGCAGGATTTGCAGTTTTTTATACAATGGATTGGCGAACTGGAAATGACAGCTACCTCGCAGGCCCGTATTATTTCAGGTATCCGGGCCTTTTACAAGTACTGTATTTTAGAAGATATAGTAGCTGAAGATCCTACCCTTTTGCTGGAAGCGCCTAAAACCCGCCGGACTTTACCCGATGTACTAAGCTTCTCGGAGATCGAGAACATTATCGCGCAAATAGACCTGAGTAAACCCGAAGGCGGCCGCAATAAAGCCATATTGGAAACCCTTTACAGCTGTGGCCTACGCGTCAGCGAAGTAGTTAACCTGCGCATATCGCAGCTATACCTGGATGTAGGGTATATTCGGGTAACCGGCAAAGGCGATAAGGAGCGACTGGTACCCATTGGCGACGCTGCTACTAAGTATATCAATATTTACAGGCAAAACATACGCAACCTTATTTTAGTAAAAACAGGCAATGAGGACATTCTTTTTTTAAACAAGCGGGGACAAAAACTCACCCGTGTGATGATCTTCCTGATCATTAAAGACCTGGTTCAAAAAGCCGGGATTAACAAAACGGTGTCCCCCCATACATTCCGGCATTCGTTTGCTACTCATTTAATAGAAGGCGGAGCCAACCTGCGCGCCGTTCAGGAAATGCTGGGGCACGAAAGCATCACTACCACCGAGATCTACACACACCTGGACAAAGAATTTCTACGTAAAACACTGGAGCAGTTTCATCCTTCTTTCCGCTGA
- a CDS encoding DUF2911 domain-containing protein, producing MKKIVLSVAFFCALSYANAQIKMPAPSPAQTVKQEFGLSNIELSYSRPVKKGRKIFGDLVPYNAVWRTGANGATTLTFGDNVVIGGKEIPAGKYGLLSIPGAASWTLIITKQTDVTSPAAYKQEQDVVRVAAKVKPSGTSVENFTIQFDNIQPESCDLIISWDKSIVTLPIKTNVDAKIMASIEESMKSDKPAYFQSAFYYLESGKDLKQAETWFAKAVEAQPNAFWIRYQQARALAKLGKKAEAKEAALKSKELANAANNQDYVTLNNKLISSLK from the coding sequence ATGAAAAAAATTGTACTGTCTGTTGCATTCTTCTGCGCATTGTCTTATGCCAATGCACAAATCAAAATGCCCGCTCCCAGCCCGGCGCAAACGGTTAAGCAGGAATTCGGATTATCTAATATCGAGCTTTCTTACAGCCGCCCCGTAAAAAAAGGAAGGAAAATATTTGGCGACCTGGTGCCTTATAACGCGGTTTGGCGCACCGGGGCCAACGGAGCCACTACCCTTACTTTTGGTGATAACGTAGTTATCGGGGGTAAAGAAATTCCTGCCGGCAAATATGGGCTGTTAAGCATTCCTGGCGCCGCCAGCTGGACGCTCATTATAACAAAGCAAACTGACGTTACCAGCCCAGCAGCTTATAAACAGGAACAGGATGTAGTAAGAGTAGCTGCCAAAGTAAAACCTTCCGGTACAAGCGTTGAAAATTTCACCATCCAGTTTGACAATATTCAGCCCGAAAGCTGCGACCTGATCATCAGCTGGGACAAATCAATCGTTACCCTGCCTATCAAAACTAATGTGGATGCGAAGATCATGGCTTCAATCGAAGAGTCTATGAAATCTGATAAACCTGCTTATTTTCAGTCGGCCTTTTATTATCTCGAAAGCGGCAAAGACCTGAAACAGGCTGAAACATGGTTCGCAAAAGCAGTGGAAGCACAACCCAACGCTTTCTGGATCCGCTACCAGCAGGCGCGCGCTTTAGCTAAACTGGGTAAAAAAGCAGAGGCAAAAGAAGCAGCATTAAAATCAAAGGAATTGGCCAATGCAGCCAACAACCAGGATTATGTAACTTTAAATAACAAACTGATCAGTTCATTAAAATAG
- a CDS encoding DUF6263 family protein, with translation MKKHLLLYLLTCFTLTTIAQAQKAYTLKFNPPDESQYAVALVSQTKMIQNIMDQNMDMNMDYNLNSTYSIATEGSNKKLTLVYDKFDMNMQIMGQQVKMSSEDTDTTNEASAAFRALKGQSMSLLMNEYGKVLRIEGAEEMLNKMGGAGQQQEAIKGVVGEDALKNMIEQSFGFYPKTPVKAGESWSTEMSLKQPYIIAGSATYTLVKVEGKKAFIDFTGKLSTDSSASMTSNGIEVNFAIEGTFSGSSEVDTDTGIPLKSVIQQKMKGNIEAGGQKIPMAVSSDITMTTARKQ, from the coding sequence ATGAAAAAGCATCTTTTGTTGTATCTGTTAACATGCTTTACGCTGACCACTATAGCTCAGGCTCAGAAAGCATACACGTTAAAGTTTAATCCGCCTGACGAAAGCCAGTATGCAGTGGCATTGGTTAGCCAAACCAAAATGATCCAAAACATCATGGATCAGAATATGGACATGAATATGGATTATAACCTTAACAGTACGTATAGCATCGCTACAGAAGGCAGTAATAAAAAGCTGACCCTTGTTTATGACAAATTCGATATGAATATGCAGATCATGGGACAGCAGGTGAAGATGAGCAGTGAAGATACTGATACCACCAATGAGGCAAGTGCGGCTTTCAGAGCGCTGAAAGGTCAAAGTATGTCTCTATTAATGAACGAATATGGTAAGGTACTCCGAATCGAAGGTGCGGAGGAGATGCTTAATAAAATGGGGGGAGCAGGTCAGCAACAGGAAGCCATAAAGGGTGTGGTTGGTGAAGACGCTTTAAAAAATATGATTGAGCAATCTTTTGGTTTTTACCCAAAGACCCCGGTTAAAGCAGGCGAATCCTGGTCAACGGAAATGAGTTTGAAGCAACCTTATATCATTGCCGGGTCGGCCACCTACACATTGGTAAAAGTAGAAGGCAAGAAAGCATTCATCGATTTTACAGGTAAACTGTCTACAGACAGCAGTGCGTCGATGACCTCTAATGGTATAGAAGTAAACTTTGCTATTGAGGGAACATTTTCCGGGAGCTCGGAAGTTGATACTGACACAGGCATACCGCTAAAATCCGTTATACAACAAAAGATGAAAGGCAATATAGAAGCAGGAGGTCAAAAAATACCTATGGCAGTAAGTTCCGACATCACGATGACTACGGCGCGAAAGCAATAG
- a CDS encoding four helix bundle protein, producing MQKDLIEKNPILKLSFEFSLLIIDYCGKLDQDKKFAISKQLFRSGTSIGANAFEAQNSESKADFIHKIKISAKEADEAQYWLTLCDYSKEYPSASDLLIKLEEIGKILNKILSTSRKKNPFSYIPSFFI from the coding sequence ATGCAAAAAGACCTTATAGAGAAAAATCCGATCCTAAAGCTGAGTTTCGAGTTTTCTTTATTAATTATTGATTACTGTGGCAAATTGGACCAGGACAAAAAGTTTGCAATAAGTAAGCAGTTATTTAGATCAGGAACTTCTATTGGAGCCAATGCATTTGAAGCTCAGAATTCTGAAAGCAAGGCAGACTTTATACATAAGATCAAGATATCTGCCAAGGAAGCAGATGAAGCCCAGTACTGGCTTACATTATGCGATTACTCGAAAGAATATCCTTCAGCATCTGACTTACTCATAAAATTGGAGGAGATTGGTAAAATTCTGAATAAGATTCTGTCGACATCCAGAAAGAAAAATCCTTTTAGTTATATTCCTAGTTTTTTTATATAA
- the efp gene encoding elongation factor P, giving the protein MANTADISRGMIIKLDGSLYSVVEFGENKTARAAAKVWAKLKGVDNSRTIEKTWNSGDNIFPVRVEKRAYQYLYQDETGYNFMDNSTFEQMSVAESLIDAPQFLKEGQEVSIAINTETEQPVSVELPDKIVMLVTYTEPGLKGDTATRTLKPATVETGATVSVPLFVNEGELIRVNTKTGEYVERVKD; this is encoded by the coding sequence ATGGCAAATACTGCAGATATCAGCCGTGGCATGATCATCAAACTGGACGGTAGCCTTTACTCGGTAGTTGAGTTTGGCGAAAACAAAACAGCTCGTGCAGCTGCAAAAGTTTGGGCAAAACTGAAAGGTGTAGACAATAGCAGAACAATCGAAAAAACCTGGAACTCCGGAGATAATATTTTCCCGGTTAGAGTGGAGAAAAGAGCGTATCAATATCTTTACCAGGACGAAACCGGATACAACTTTATGGACAACAGCACATTTGAGCAAATGAGTGTAGCTGAGAGCCTGATTGATGCACCGCAGTTTTTAAAAGAAGGCCAGGAGGTATCCATTGCTATTAACACTGAAACTGAACAGCCTGTAAGCGTGGAATTGCCTGATAAAATTGTTATGCTGGTAACTTACACAGAGCCCGGTTTAAAAGGGGATACCGCTACACGTACTTTAAAACCCGCAACAGTTGAAACTGGTGCTACCGTTAGCGTGCCTTTATTTGTGAACGAAGGAGAGCTGATAAGAGTAAACACCAAGACCGGCGAGTACGTAGAACGCGTAAAAGACTAA
- the accC gene encoding acetyl-CoA carboxylase biotin carboxylase subunit, whose amino-acid sequence MFKKILIANRGEIALRIIRTCREMGIKTVAVYSTADSESLHVKFADEAVCIGRPASSESYLNIPNIMAAIEITNADAVHPGYGFLAENAKFADICNKSNIKFIGPTADMINKMGDKITAKETMIKAGVPVVPGGEGLLESIEEAKELAKVVGYPVILKATAGGGGKGMRIVWDESEMEKAYDTAKMEAAASFKNDGIYMEKFVEEPRHIEIQVAGDQFGNVCHMSERDCSIQRRHQKLVEESPSPFMTDELRAAMGEAAKKAAAAIGYESVGTIEFLVDKHRNFYFMEMNTRIQVEHCVTEEVINFDLIKEQIKIAMGEKISGNDYFPHMHSIECRINAEDPFNDFRPSPGKITNLHVPGGHGVRVDSHVYAGYTISPYYDSMIGKLITVARTRKEAIDTMYRALSEYVIEGVKTTIPFHLQLMKNEDFINGNFNTKFLETFQLKK is encoded by the coding sequence ATGTTTAAAAAGATATTAATAGCCAACAGGGGTGAGATTGCTTTACGCATTATAAGAACCTGTCGGGAAATGGGTATTAAAACGGTTGCTGTATATTCTACTGCCGACAGCGAAAGCCTGCACGTAAAATTTGCGGATGAAGCGGTTTGTATTGGTCGTCCGGCCAGTTCCGAGTCTTATTTGAATATCCCGAATATTATGGCAGCCATTGAAATTACCAATGCCGATGCGGTGCACCCAGGCTATGGATTCCTGGCTGAAAATGCAAAATTTGCTGATATCTGTAACAAGAGCAATATTAAATTTATTGGTCCTACTGCAGATATGATCAATAAAATGGGGGATAAGATCACTGCTAAGGAAACCATGATCAAAGCGGGTGTACCTGTAGTGCCCGGCGGCGAGGGTTTGCTGGAAAGTATAGAAGAGGCGAAAGAATTAGCTAAAGTAGTAGGATATCCGGTTATCTTAAAAGCTACAGCCGGCGGCGGCGGTAAAGGCATGCGCATTGTTTGGGACGAGAGCGAAATGGAGAAAGCATATGACACCGCTAAGATGGAAGCTGCAGCATCTTTTAAGAATGACGGTATTTATATGGAGAAGTTTGTTGAAGAGCCCCGTCACATCGAAATACAGGTTGCCGGCGACCAGTTTGGCAATGTGTGTCATATGAGTGAGCGCGATTGTTCTATTCAGAGGCGTCACCAAAAACTGGTAGAAGAATCTCCTTCTCCTTTTATGACCGATGAGCTGCGCGCTGCCATGGGGGAAGCGGCCAAAAAAGCGGCTGCTGCTATCGGCTACGAAAGTGTAGGTACCATCGAATTCCTGGTAGATAAACATCGCAATTTCTACTTTATGGAAATGAATACCCGTATACAGGTAGAGCATTGCGTTACAGAAGAAGTAATCAACTTTGACCTTATCAAAGAGCAGATCAAAATTGCGATGGGTGAAAAAATATCCGGCAACGATTACTTCCCTCATATGCATAGTATTGAATGTCGTATCAATGCAGAAGATCCGTTCAACGACTTCCGTCCGTCTCCGGGTAAGATTACCAACCTGCATGTACCAGGTGGTCATGGTGTAAGGGTAGACAGCCATGTTTATGCCGGCTACACCATATCCCCTTACTATGATTCAATGATTGGCAAACTGATTACTGTTGCCCGTACCCGTAAAGAGGCTATTGACACGATGTACAGGGCCTTAAGTGAATATGTAATTGAAGGGGTGAAAACCACGATTCCTTTCCACCTACAGTTAATGAAAAATGAAGATTTCATTAATGGTAACTTCAATACTAAATTTCTGGAAACTTTTCAATTAAAGAAATAA
- a CDS encoding YraN family protein, whose translation MAIHNDIGKNGESLAAAYLQSKGYSIVCKNWRHSYYEIDIIANKGKKLHFIEVKTRSSELFGHPEDSVTKKKFRFLKNAADEYLYLNPGHQWIQYDILSITFQKDGSPEYFLLEDVFL comes from the coding sequence ATGGCTATTCATAACGACATCGGCAAAAATGGAGAATCTCTCGCTGCTGCTTATCTGCAAAGCAAAGGTTACTCCATTGTATGTAAAAACTGGCGGCACTCCTATTATGAAATTGATATCATTGCCAATAAAGGAAAAAAGCTACATTTTATAGAGGTAAAAACGCGCAGCTCTGAATTGTTTGGCCACCCCGAAGACAGTGTAACCAAAAAGAAATTCAGATTTCTTAAAAATGCCGCGGACGAATACCTTTATTTAAATCCGGGACACCAATGGATTCAATACGATATTCTGTCGATCACGTTTCAAAAAGATGGCTCCCCGGAATATTTCCTGCTGGAAGATGTATTTCTTTAA